From a single Capsicum annuum cultivar UCD-10X-F1 chromosome 12, UCD10Xv1.1, whole genome shotgun sequence genomic region:
- the LOC107851475 gene encoding probable pectinesterase/pectinesterase inhibitor 51 — MAIHTNSPITCYNFTKISPHFNSMTSQYFPLATFFSIFLFFSFSSSERSWSKNSLTSISVPPSPSPSPYPNAPFEIQEACKASRDPPTCQSALTEPPYLPSNLTAVQIILSALSISSQNLTNAQITVKKLLDTATGNVNVTVASKNCLLGLSYSAYRYNKTADAMRRGEIKNVRAWMSAALGYQISCSSNLLRVNGTLRVVKTLELMNTLIGFTTNALWMMVNYDIHGNEIESWGPPETERDGFWEVGSGSGSGFGFKGGLPLGLKPNVTVCKEGGCDYKMVQEAVNATPDNLGPGKFVIWIKAGSYGEIVRIPLEKRNVVFLGDGMGKTIITGSQSVGLMPGMTTYESATVGVSGDGFMASGLTIQNTAGVDAGQAVAFRSDSDLSVIENCEFLGNQDTLYTQSLRQYFKSCRVQGNVDFIFGDAAAFFKDCHILVTPRLVDPVKGETNAVTAHGRLDPGQSTGFVFQNCSINGTKEYMNLYHSNPNVHKNYLGRPWKEYSRTVFVNCNLEILVRPEGWMPWSGDFALKTLYYGEFNSSGAGANVTGRVPWSSQIPAEHVHSYSLKNFIQGDKWIPSTS; from the exons ATGGCTATACATACCAATTCTCCAATCACATGTTATAACTTCACAAAAATATCTCCTCATTTCAACTCAATGACATCTCAATATTTTCCTCTAGCAACATTCTTCTccattttcctcttcttttctttttcttcctccgAACGCTCTTGGTCGAAAAATTCACTTACATCTATTTCcgtacctccttctccttctccatcTCCGTACCCGAATGCTCCTTTTGAAATTCAAGAAGCTTGTAAAGCCTCACGGGACCCACCAACATGCCAATCCGCATTAACGGAACCTCCATACCTACCGTCAAATCTAACGGCCGTACAAATCATCCTCTCCGCATTAAGCATTTCATCCCAAAACCTTACTAATGCTCAAATAACGGTGAAGAAACTCCTCGATACCGCCACGGGCAATGTCAATGTCACCGTGGCCTCGAAAAACTGCCTCCTGGGATTGAGTTATTCTGCATACAGATACAATAAAACGGCTGATGCAATGCGGCGTGGTGAAATAAAGAATGTTCGCGCATGGATGAGCGCGGCTCTAGGCTACCAAATTAGTTGTTCGTCGAACTTACTTAGAGTAAATGGAACCCTTCGAGTGGTAAAGACATTAGAGTTAATGAACACGTTAATAGGGTTTACTACTAATGCTTTATGGATGAtggtgaattatgatattcacgGAAATGAAATCGAGTCGTGGGGCCCACCAGAAACAGAGCGAGACGGGTTTTGGGAAGTCGGGTCAGGGTCAGGATCCGGGTTTGGGTTTAAAGGTGGGTTGCCATTGGGTTTGAAACCGAATGTGACGGTGTGTAAAGAGGGTGGGTGTGATTATAAAATGGTGCAAGAAGCGGTGAATGCGACCCCGGATAATTTGGGACCCGGAAAGTTTGTGATATGGATTAAAGCCGGGTCGTATGGTGAGATAGTTCGGATTCCCTTGGAAAAgagaaatgtggtatttttgggTGATGGCATGGGCAAAACCATCATTACAGGATCACAAAGTGTTGGCCTAATGCCTGGAATGACCACTTATGAATCTGCCACCGTTG GAGTAAGTGGTGATGGATTCATGGCTAGTGGCCTAACAATCCAAAACACAGCCGGTGTTGATGCTGGACAAGCAGTAGCCTTCCGGTCCGATAGCGACCTCTCGGTGATCGAAAACTGTGAGTTCCTAGGCAATCAAGACACGCTTTATACCCAATCATTACGCCAATACTTCAAATCATGTCGCGTTCAGGGGaacgtagattttatttttggtgaCGCGGCTGCATTTTTCAAGGACTGTCACATTCTAGTCACACCTCGGTTGGTTGATCCCGTAAAAGGTGAAACTAATGCAGTAACGGCTCATGGTAGGTTAGACCCTGGACAATCAACTGGATTCGTCTTCCAAAATTGTTCCATCAATGGAACGAAAGAGTACATGAATTTGTATCATAGTAACCCGAACGTGCATAAAAATTACCTTGGAAGGCCTTGGAAAGAGTACTCGAGGACAGTTTTTGTGAACTGTAATTTGGAGATTTTGGTCCGCCCTGAGGGATGGATGCCATGGAGTGGTGATTTTGCGTTGAAGACGCTTTATTATGGTGAATTTAATAGTAGTGGTGCTGGGGCTAATGTAACAGGGAGAGTGCCATGGAGTAGCCAAATTCCAGCTGAACATGTTCATTCTTATTCACTGAAGAATTTTATTCAAGGTGATAAGTGGATACCTTCAACTTCTTAG